The following are encoded together in the Phocoena sinus isolate mPhoSin1 chromosome 11, mPhoSin1.pri, whole genome shotgun sequence genome:
- the DXO gene encoding decapping and exoribonuclease protein isoform X1 — MESRGTKRGAGKIEEAEPWNKLLLPASSLPTDPALYVGPFPFYRRPSELGCFSLDAQRQYHGDARALRYYCPPPTNGQSPNFDLRDGYPDRYRPRDEEVQERLDHLLCWVLEHRGRLEGGPGWLAGAIVTWRGHLTKLLTTPYERQEGWQLAASRFQGTLYLSEVETPAARVQRLTRPPVLQELMYMGYKFEQYLCADKPGGSTDPSGEVNTNVAFCSVLRSRLGNHPLLFSGEVDCIDPQAPTTQPPTCYVELKTSKEMHSPGQRKSFYRRKLLKWWAQSFLPGVPNVVAGFRNPEGFVCSLKTFRTMEMFEYVRNDRDGWNPSVCMNFCAAFLSFAQNTVVQDDPRLVYLFSWEPGSPVTVSEHRDAPHAFLPTWYVEAMTQDLLSPPKTPSPKD; from the exons ATGGAGTCCAGAGGGACTAAGAGAGGAGCCGGAAAGATAGAGGAAGCCGAGCCTTGGAACAAGCTCCTCCTCCCAGCATCCTCACTGCCCACAGACCCTGCCCTCTACGTTGGACCATTTCCTTTCTACCGGCGCCCTTCTGAACTGGGCTGCTTTTCTCTGGATGCACAACGCCAGTACCATGGAGATGCTCGAGCCTTGCGGTACTACTGCCCACCTCCCACTAATGGTCAAAGCCCCAACTTTGACCTCAGAGACGGATACCCTGATCGATACAGGCCCCGGGATGAAGAGGTCCAAGAGAGGCTGGACCACCTGCTATGCTGGGTCCTGGAGCACCGAGGCCGGCTAGAGGG GGGTCCAGGCTGGCTGGCAGGGGCCATAGTGACATGGCGGGGGCACCTGACAAAGTTGCTGACGACACCATATGAGCGGCAGGAAGGCTGGCAGCTGGCGGCCTCCCGGTTCCAGGGGACACTGTACTTGAGTGAGGTGGAGACGCCGGCTGCTCGGGTTCAGAGGCTTACCCGGCCACCCGTCCTCCAGGAGCTTATGTACATGGGGTACAAGTTCGAGCAGTACCTGTGTGCAG ACAAACCTGGAGGCTCCACAGATCCCTCTGGGGAAGTCAACACCAACGTGGCCTTCTGCTCTGTGCTACGCAGCCGCCTGGGAAACCATCCTCTGCTCTTCTCCGGGGAGGTAGACTGCATAGACCCCCAGGCCCCAACCACACAGCCCCCCACCTGCTATGTGGAGCTCAAGACCTCCAAGGAGATGCACAGCCCTGGCCAACGGAAGAGCTTCTACAG ACGGAAGCTCCTGAAATGGTGGGCTCAGTCATTCCTCCCGGGGGTCCCAAATGTTGTTGCTGGCTTCCGTAACCCAGAGGGTTTTGTCTGTTCCCTCAAGACCTTTCGTACCATGGAGATGTTTGAATACGTCAGG AATGACCGTGATGGCTGGAATCCCTCCGTGTGCATGAACTTCTGTGCTGCCTTCCTTAGCTTTGCCCAGAACACAGTTGTCCAGGATGACCCCAG GCTCGTCTACCTCTTCTCCTGGGAGCCTGGCAGCCCAGTCACAGTGTCTGAACATCGAGATGCACCCCATGCCTTCCTGCCTACATGGTACGTGGAAGCCATGACCCAGGACCTCCTGTCACCCCCCAAGACACCCTCCCCCAAGGACTGA
- the DXO gene encoding decapping and exoribonuclease protein isoform X2 translates to MESRGTKRGAGKIEEAEPWNKLLLPASSLPTDPALYVGPFPFYRRPSELGCFSLDAQRQYHGDARALRYYCPPPTNGQSPNFDLRDGYPDRYRPRDEEVQERLDHLLCWVLEHRGRLEGGPGWLAGAIVTWRGHLTKLLTTPYERQEGWQLAASRFQGTLYLSEVETPAARVQRLTRPPVLQELMYMGYKFEQYLCADKPGGSTDPSGEVNTNVAFCSVLRSRLGNHPLLFSGEVDCIDPQAPTTQPPTCYVELKTSKEMHSPGQRKSFYRRKLLKWWAQSFLPGVPNVVAGFRNPEGFVCSLKTFRTMEMFEYVRARLPLLLGAWQPSHSV, encoded by the exons ATGGAGTCCAGAGGGACTAAGAGAGGAGCCGGAAAGATAGAGGAAGCCGAGCCTTGGAACAAGCTCCTCCTCCCAGCATCCTCACTGCCCACAGACCCTGCCCTCTACGTTGGACCATTTCCTTTCTACCGGCGCCCTTCTGAACTGGGCTGCTTTTCTCTGGATGCACAACGCCAGTACCATGGAGATGCTCGAGCCTTGCGGTACTACTGCCCACCTCCCACTAATGGTCAAAGCCCCAACTTTGACCTCAGAGACGGATACCCTGATCGATACAGGCCCCGGGATGAAGAGGTCCAAGAGAGGCTGGACCACCTGCTATGCTGGGTCCTGGAGCACCGAGGCCGGCTAGAGGG GGGTCCAGGCTGGCTGGCAGGGGCCATAGTGACATGGCGGGGGCACCTGACAAAGTTGCTGACGACACCATATGAGCGGCAGGAAGGCTGGCAGCTGGCGGCCTCCCGGTTCCAGGGGACACTGTACTTGAGTGAGGTGGAGACGCCGGCTGCTCGGGTTCAGAGGCTTACCCGGCCACCCGTCCTCCAGGAGCTTATGTACATGGGGTACAAGTTCGAGCAGTACCTGTGTGCAG ACAAACCTGGAGGCTCCACAGATCCCTCTGGGGAAGTCAACACCAACGTGGCCTTCTGCTCTGTGCTACGCAGCCGCCTGGGAAACCATCCTCTGCTCTTCTCCGGGGAGGTAGACTGCATAGACCCCCAGGCCCCAACCACACAGCCCCCCACCTGCTATGTGGAGCTCAAGACCTCCAAGGAGATGCACAGCCCTGGCCAACGGAAGAGCTTCTACAG ACGGAAGCTCCTGAAATGGTGGGCTCAGTCATTCCTCCCGGGGGTCCCAAATGTTGTTGCTGGCTTCCGTAACCCAGAGGGTTTTGTCTGTTCCCTCAAGACCTTTCGTACCATGGAGATGTTTGAATACGTCAGG GCTCGTCTACCTCTTCTCCTGGGAGCCTGGCAGCCCAGTCACAGTGTCTGA